A single region of the Gracilibacillus caseinilyticus genome encodes:
- the guaB gene encoding IMP dehydrogenase, which translates to MRTDKFAKEGLTFDDVLLLPAESNVLPRDVSVSTKLSDNITLNIPFLSAGMDTVTEAKMAISIARQGGIGVVHKNMSIEEQAEQVDRVKRSESGVITNPFFLLPEHQVFDAEHLMGKFRISGVPIVNNEDEQKLVGILTNRDLRFIEDYSIKISDVMTSQNLVTAPVGTTLEEAGKILQEHKIEKLPLVDSNNVLKGLITIKDIEKVIEFPHSAKDKQGRLLVGAAVGITADSMVRIDKLVEAGVDVLVVDTAHGHSQGVLEQVKRVRDKYPNIDIIAGNVATAEATRALIEAGANIIKVGIGPGSICTTRVVAGVGVPQITAVNDCATEAQKFNIPVIADGGIKFSGDVTKAIAAGAHAVMLGSLFAGVSESPGETEIFQGRRYKVYRGMGSVTSMKSGSNDRYFQDSQDAKKLVPEGIEGRVAYKGPLADTVHQLLGGLRSGMGYCGAKDIEVLRNDARFIRMTGAGLRESHPHDVQITKESPNYSLT; encoded by the coding sequence ATGAGAACAGACAAATTCGCAAAAGAAGGATTAACATTTGATGATGTATTGCTGTTGCCAGCGGAATCTAATGTATTACCAAGAGATGTTTCCGTGAGTACCAAACTTTCCGACAATATTACACTGAACATTCCTTTTCTTAGTGCTGGAATGGACACGGTAACGGAAGCGAAAATGGCAATTTCCATTGCTAGACAAGGTGGTATTGGTGTCGTTCACAAAAACATGTCCATTGAGGAACAAGCAGAACAAGTTGATCGTGTTAAACGTTCTGAAAGTGGCGTCATTACGAATCCATTCTTCCTGTTGCCAGAACATCAAGTATTTGATGCAGAGCATTTAATGGGCAAATTCCGTATCTCAGGGGTACCTATCGTCAACAATGAAGATGAGCAGAAATTAGTCGGTATTTTAACCAATCGTGATCTGCGTTTTATCGAAGATTATTCCATTAAGATCTCTGATGTGATGACGAGTCAAAACCTTGTGACAGCTCCAGTGGGAACAACGCTTGAAGAAGCTGGAAAAATTCTGCAAGAGCACAAGATTGAGAAATTACCTCTTGTGGATAGCAACAATGTATTAAAGGGACTAATTACGATTAAGGATATCGAAAAAGTAATTGAATTTCCTCATTCCGCAAAGGACAAGCAAGGACGCTTATTAGTCGGCGCTGCAGTAGGTATAACAGCTGATTCGATGGTACGCATTGATAAACTGGTAGAAGCAGGTGTGGACGTATTGGTTGTTGATACTGCGCATGGACATTCTCAAGGTGTATTAGAGCAGGTGAAGCGTGTACGTGATAAATACCCTAACATTGATATTATTGCAGGAAATGTTGCTACTGCTGAAGCGACAAGAGCATTAATTGAAGCTGGTGCCAATATTATCAAAGTTGGAATCGGACCTGGTTCTATTTGTACGACAAGGGTAGTAGCAGGTGTAGGTGTGCCACAGATTACTGCTGTGAATGATTGTGCGACAGAAGCACAAAAATTCAATATTCCAGTCATTGCAGATGGTGGAATTAAATTTTCTGGTGATGTTACCAAGGCGATTGCAGCTGGTGCGCATGCTGTTATGTTAGGAAGCTTGTTCGCAGGTGTATCTGAAAGTCCTGGAGAAACTGAAATTTTCCAAGGCAGAAGATATAAAGTATATCGTGGAATGGGCTCAGTGACATCCATGAAATCTGGCTCAAATGATCGTTATTTCCAAGATTCACAAGATGCGAAAAAGCTCGTGCCTGAAGGAATTGAAGGTCGAGTTGCTTATAAAGGACCATTAGCAGATACCGTTCACCAATTATTAGGCGGATTACGTTCCGGTATGGGGTATTGTGGTGCGAAAGATATTGAAGTGTTGCGTAATGACGCACGCTTTATCCGAATGACCGGTGCAGGATTACGTGAAAGTCATCCTCACGATGTACAAATCACAAAAGAATCACCGAACTATTCGTTAACATAA